One Odontesthes bonariensis isolate fOdoBon6 chromosome 17, fOdoBon6.hap1, whole genome shotgun sequence genomic window carries:
- the myct1b gene encoding myc target protein 1 homolog — MAQNETHPLLDIPFEKPFNLGDMILAFCLSVLVGLLLGALIYVLLTWASRRRATARITRRSKKKSTTSHSRDPMSSQLGLYRSTFLSVYRQPSLEPVGPLGSKPSAETSTFRPLVKKSRPGLDMADDTQVTMSEDTMASNSSDSESLVLNKRHSFWLGSNGLKGFLPSQTPPPTYDSVIHAFEETCT; from the exons ATGGCACAAAATGAAACACATCCCCTTTTGGACATCCCTTTCGAAAAACCGTTTAATCTTG gtGACATGATTCTAGCCTTCTGTTTATCTGTGCTTGTGGGCCTGCTGCTGGGTGCTTTGATCTATGTCCTGTTGACCTGGGCATCCAGGCGCCGGGCTACAGCTAGGATCACCAGGCGCTCCAAAAAGAAATCTACCACTTCGCATTCACGCGACCCCATGAGCAGCCAACTGGGCCTTTACCGAAGCACTTTTCTGAGTGTCTACAGACAACCCTCTCTCGAACCAGTGGGCCCTCTGGGGAGTAAACCGAGCGCAGAGACATCCACCTTTCGCCCACTTGTCAAGAAGAGCAGGCCTGGACTGGATATGGCAGATGACACCCAGGTAACCATGTCAGAGGACACAATGGCTTCGAACTCATCCGACTCAGAATCCCTTGTGCTGAACAAGAGACATTCCTTCTGGTTGGGCAGCAACGGGCTTAAAGGATTCCTCCCCTCACAGACCCCCCCTCCTACATATGACAGCGTCATCCATGCCTTTGAGGAGACTTGCACTTGA